The following are encoded in a window of Rubellicoccus peritrichatus genomic DNA:
- a CDS encoding beta-agarase: MKRIKKSPLGVITTGLTLFVIGFGPAGCTSLTESKTDTVSITVDPHITREIQGISDLERKRYFAISDSGTNFDNKVKDPELYDYLVNELNISFGRSLGPVQSVTHWNKLVEEDPNRPGYANIEKLKADLAKRSTQPSERMRRDFGDNLNVATHGHQQAYPKFMGEHMSEEAKKAHHAHHLPENIDAAVELAVAVFQNNYNDFSRPAYYEPVNEPHWSYAGDQQLADWHMQLNEAFDEQVPDVEVGGLCMSVSYMYDHNYRAWNGLKKFIDNTDASLDFYSFHVYDYLNFEDGEFNGRIQTGLPMEGVLDLVQNYTVIEHGKEVPIVISEHGGYVTGNHGKSGDEIAEEIAQQYFPGEGFDWEVKKRSIMNFNGVSSMLASTMNFMDHPHTVQKAVPFMLLESFSWDPKYYASLYTPYNFEDKSQWVPSRNLDFYEFFRDLNGRRVLVESGSPDIQTQAFVEGNKLHVLLNNLWTEPEALSFDLPLAQHYSVRRLGRNADFTPYVLDEEVKSLKDLTIQGREALIITAEYKKPISQDEVVNEIPYYGNKVIFPVEANGQNEAMITVPDPSEIEYATLRIGFRRPVGTNYSLSVKFNGHPVDMPVEKSASRLEGNSDFATTRIASIDPSWIQNENTVTTSFPDGKEGTIGSVVLRAATVVQ, from the coding sequence ATGAAACGAATAAAGAAAAGCCCCCTCGGAGTTATTACCACCGGTCTTACTCTTTTCGTGATTGGATTCGGACCAGCCGGATGTACCTCGCTTACAGAATCAAAAACTGATACCGTCAGCATTACAGTCGATCCACACATCACACGCGAAATTCAAGGCATTTCAGACTTGGAACGTAAGCGTTATTTTGCAATCAGCGATAGTGGAACCAACTTTGACAATAAAGTCAAAGACCCGGAACTTTATGATTACCTTGTCAATGAGTTGAACATTAGTTTTGGACGGAGTCTTGGTCCCGTGCAAAGTGTCACGCATTGGAACAAACTGGTGGAAGAAGATCCGAATCGCCCGGGTTACGCCAACATCGAAAAACTCAAAGCTGACTTGGCAAAACGTAGCACTCAACCCAGCGAGAGAATGCGTCGTGACTTTGGTGATAACCTTAATGTAGCCACACATGGACACCAGCAAGCTTATCCCAAATTCATGGGTGAACACATGAGTGAAGAAGCCAAAAAAGCTCACCATGCTCATCATCTTCCCGAGAATATCGATGCAGCTGTTGAACTTGCCGTCGCTGTTTTTCAGAACAACTACAACGACTTCAGCCGCCCGGCTTATTATGAGCCGGTAAATGAACCACACTGGTCATACGCTGGAGATCAGCAGCTTGCGGACTGGCATATGCAATTAAACGAAGCCTTCGATGAACAAGTTCCAGATGTGGAAGTCGGCGGTTTGTGCATGTCTGTTTCTTATATGTATGACCATAATTACCGCGCATGGAATGGACTGAAAAAATTCATTGATAACACGGATGCCAGTTTGGATTTCTACTCATTCCATGTCTACGACTACCTTAATTTTGAAGATGGTGAGTTCAACGGTAGGATTCAAACCGGCCTTCCAATGGAAGGTGTTCTCGATCTCGTGCAGAACTACACGGTTATCGAACACGGAAAAGAAGTCCCTATCGTAATCAGTGAACATGGTGGTTACGTCACTGGAAATCATGGTAAATCAGGCGATGAAATTGCCGAAGAGATTGCACAACAATACTTCCCAGGTGAAGGTTTCGATTGGGAAGTAAAGAAACGATCGATCATGAACTTCAACGGCGTAAGCAGCATGCTGGCAAGCACGATGAACTTTATGGACCATCCGCATACTGTCCAAAAAGCGGTTCCCTTTATGCTTCTGGAATCGTTCAGTTGGGATCCCAAATACTATGCATCGCTCTACACCCCTTACAACTTCGAAGACAAGTCTCAGTGGGTACCGTCACGCAACCTCGATTTCTATGAATTCTTTCGCGATCTCAATGGACGTCGTGTGCTTGTCGAATCAGGATCACCGGATATTCAAACTCAGGCTTTTGTGGAGGGTAATAAACTACATGTCCTCTTGAACAATCTCTGGACGGAACCCGAAGCCCTTAGCTTCGACCTACCACTTGCTCAGCATTACAGCGTAAGACGCTTGGGCCGCAACGCAGACTTCACACCGTATGTTCTTGATGAAGAGGTAAAATCACTCAAGGACTTGACGATACAAGGACGTGAGGCGCTCATAATCACTGCAGAGTATAAAAAGCCGATCTCGCAAGATGAAGTCGTTAACGAAATCCCTTATTATGGCAATAAAGTCATATTCCCAGTTGAAGCAAATGGTCAGAATGAAGCAATGATCACCGTCCCAGATCCAAGTGAAATAGAATACGCCACACTCCGTATTGGCTTCCGCCGCCCTGTCGGAACGAATTATTCGCTTTCCGTAAAATTCAATGGTCATCCAGTCGATATGCCTGTTGAAAAGAGTGCATCTCGCCTCGAAGGCAACAGTGATTTTGCAACAACACGTATTGCCTCTATCGATCCGTCATGGATCCAAAATGAGAATACTGTGACAACCTCTTTCCCTGATGGAAAAGAAGGCACTATCGGTTCTGTCGTTCTCCGCGCAGCAACCGTAGTTCAATAA
- a CDS encoding sugar-binding domain-containing protein, with translation MHKKSSQDTFNFNADWLFHLGDIPEAFKTDQDDSSWRQLNVPHDWSAEQSFTQEDAGGSTAFLPGGIGWYRKHFKMPDSASDQITRIEFDGIYNNAEVWINGHYLGMRPYGYVPFSYDLTAHLNYGNQDNVIAVKVDRSAYLDCRWYPGSGIYRNVRLVTVPKVHIPQWGTFITTPIATAERAEVSVKTTLSNKEAEDRDVIVKVSLTDSNGNEAGTIETQVNLPADQTQEFEQTIQIDQPQLWNTQSPNLYTARTEISSNGTTLEKSDSVFGIRHIRYDVDKGFFLNGIRTVFKGVCLHHEGGCVGAAVPIGVWERRLRLLQEMGCNAIRTAHNPPSEEFLDLCDRMGFLVQDEAFDEWDNPKDKRHNYNQQAEDEETKGYTRYFSEWSDRDIQAMVLRDRNHPSIVMWSIGNEIEWTYPGYEAATGYWEDDEEADYYLHEPPYDDAKRRRIFNETDHGEHILAETAARLATRVRELDTTRPVTANMVIPTVSQFSGYADALDIDGYSYRQSVYEYCRERNSKHMIFGSENWAQWSEWKPVLEHEYIAGIFLWTGVCYLGESRKWPVKANHSGVIDLAGFAKPNYHYFRSLWNDEKMVKVTTMPLAKSNYIVKDGVISENPENKRETYWGWPDLRENWNYTEGEEIYVEVYSNCESVELFLNEKSLGIHSISDNEDRIFRWVVPFEAGSLKAVAINEKINDDLRTASQPSAVRLEVDRNSIHADTSDVVHCVAQLVDAAGLPVSHTEMEVHFQVDGDATNIGIDNGACDSIQDYKSDKCVTENGRCLMILQAGKSPDTLKVSASSENLETTSLNISQI, from the coding sequence ATGCATAAAAAATCGTCACAAGACACATTCAATTTTAACGCAGACTGGCTATTCCATCTAGGAGACATCCCTGAGGCATTTAAGACAGACCAGGACGACAGCAGCTGGAGACAACTGAATGTACCGCACGATTGGAGCGCAGAGCAGTCTTTTACCCAGGAAGACGCAGGTGGATCCACTGCCTTCCTTCCCGGGGGTATTGGTTGGTACCGCAAACATTTCAAAATGCCTGACAGCGCAAGCGATCAAATTACCCGTATTGAGTTTGATGGTATCTACAACAACGCAGAGGTTTGGATCAATGGACATTACCTTGGCATGCGTCCTTATGGTTATGTCCCTTTTAGCTATGATTTGACAGCTCATCTTAATTACGGTAATCAGGATAATGTCATCGCAGTCAAAGTGGATCGCAGTGCTTACCTCGACTGCCGCTGGTATCCAGGCTCAGGGATCTACCGCAATGTCCGTCTAGTCACAGTTCCCAAAGTACACATTCCGCAATGGGGAACCTTCATCACCACTCCGATTGCAACCGCAGAACGAGCAGAAGTTTCCGTCAAAACAACTCTGTCGAACAAAGAAGCAGAAGACCGTGATGTTATAGTAAAAGTAAGCCTCACTGATTCGAATGGAAATGAAGCTGGAACAATTGAAACTCAGGTAAATCTCCCTGCCGACCAGACACAAGAATTTGAACAAACCATCCAAATTGATCAACCACAGCTATGGAATACTCAGTCGCCCAACCTCTATACCGCCCGCACCGAAATCAGCAGCAATGGTACAACACTAGAAAAAAGTGATTCGGTATTCGGCATACGCCATATTCGCTATGATGTGGATAAAGGATTTTTCCTTAACGGCATACGCACTGTGTTCAAAGGAGTTTGCCTGCATCACGAAGGTGGATGCGTAGGTGCTGCTGTGCCAATTGGTGTCTGGGAGAGACGCTTACGCTTATTACAGGAAATGGGCTGTAACGCAATCCGCACAGCACATAACCCGCCCTCTGAGGAATTTCTCGATCTCTGCGATCGCATGGGCTTTCTCGTCCAGGATGAAGCGTTCGATGAATGGGACAACCCAAAGGATAAACGCCACAATTACAATCAGCAGGCTGAGGACGAAGAGACCAAAGGCTACACAAGATACTTCTCCGAGTGGTCTGACCGTGATATCCAGGCCATGGTGCTACGCGATCGCAACCATCCTTCGATTGTCATGTGGAGCATTGGTAACGAAATAGAATGGACTTATCCTGGCTACGAAGCAGCAACCGGCTATTGGGAAGATGATGAAGAAGCTGACTACTACCTGCACGAACCTCCTTACGATGATGCCAAGCGCAGACGTATCTTCAATGAAACAGATCATGGCGAACACATCCTGGCGGAGACTGCCGCACGCCTTGCAACAAGAGTACGGGAGCTGGATACTACACGTCCCGTAACCGCAAACATGGTCATCCCAACTGTGTCACAATTTTCCGGTTATGCTGATGCCCTGGACATCGATGGCTACAGTTATCGGCAGAGCGTTTACGAATACTGCCGCGAACGTAATTCTAAACACATGATTTTTGGCTCCGAGAACTGGGCCCAATGGAGCGAATGGAAACCAGTCCTTGAGCATGAATACATTGCAGGAATATTCCTGTGGACTGGTGTCTGCTATCTCGGCGAATCTAGAAAATGGCCAGTCAAAGCAAACCACAGTGGCGTCATTGATTTAGCAGGATTTGCCAAGCCAAACTATCATTACTTTAGATCACTCTGGAATGATGAGAAGATGGTAAAGGTCACAACGATGCCCTTGGCCAAGTCTAACTATATTGTGAAGGATGGCGTTATTTCAGAAAACCCTGAAAACAAGCGTGAGACCTATTGGGGATGGCCCGACCTCCGGGAAAACTGGAACTACACAGAAGGCGAAGAAATCTATGTCGAAGTTTACTCAAACTGTGAATCAGTAGAACTCTTTCTCAACGAGAAATCCCTTGGCATACACAGTATAAGTGACAATGAAGATCGCATCTTCCGCTGGGTTGTGCCTTTTGAAGCGGGATCACTAAAAGCTGTCGCAATCAATGAAAAGATCAACGATGACCTTCGCACAGCGAGCCAACCAAGTGCGGTTAGATTAGAAGTGGATCGCAACAGTATTCACGCTGACACAAGCGATGTCGTGCACTGTGTTGCACAATTAGTGGATGCAGCGGGTCTGCCAGTAAGCCACACGGAAATGGAAGTTCATTTCCAAGTCGATGGAGATGCCACAAACATAGGCATAGACAATGGCGCATGCGACAGCATACAGGATTATAAATCAGACAAATGTGTGACGGAAAACGGACGCTGTCTCATGATTCTGCAGGCCGGAAAATCTCCAGACACATTGAAAGTATCAGCCTCCAGTGAAAATTTAGAAACAACATCACTAAATATTTCGCAAATCTAA